Genomic segment of Candidatus Eisenbacteria bacterium:
AATCCACCCCGGTCGCGAAGAAAGACCAAGCGCCGCTAGCCCCCCCAATCTCCCCTCAGGAAACCGCCTCGCGCTTGAGTCTTCCGCGGTCCACCTTGCCCAGGTGCGTGCGCGGCAATGCGTCCACCAGCACCACCTCGCGCGGATGCTTGTAGGCGTCGAGCCGGTCGCGCACGAAGGCCTTGAGCTCCTCCTCGAGCCCGGCCTGCTTGAGCCGCGGCACGACGTAGGCGCGCGGCTTCACCAACCCGTTGGCATCGGGCACGCCGATCACCGCGGCCTCGGCCACCGCGGCATGCTGGAGCAGGCAGCCCTCGACTTCGGCGGGGGCGAGCCACTTGCCGGCCACCTTCAGCAGCTCGTCGCCGCGGCCGCAGTAGGTCACGTAGCCGTCGGCGTCCATGCGGATGAGATCGCCGGAGACGTACCACTCCCCGCGAAAGGCCTGCATCGTCTTTTCCATCTGCTGCCAGTAGCCGATCGCGCGCGAGTCGCCACGGACCCACAGCCACCCCGTCTCGCCGCGCGGCAGCTCGCGGCCCAGGTCGTCGCACACCTTGACCTCGAAGCCCGGCACCACCTGCCCGATGCTGCCGGGTCGCGCCGCGCCCATGCGGTTGGAGATGAAGATGTGCCACATCTCCGCGGTGCCCAGGCCGTCGAGCAGCTCGACGCCGAACGTCCGCGACCAGGACTGGTGGAGCTCGGCGGGAAGCGCCTCGCCGGCCGACGTGCACACCCGCAGCGACGAGAAATCCTGCTGCCTGGCGGTGGGATGGGAGACCAGCTTGTGGATCATGGTGGGCACGTTGATCAGCACGGTGGGCCGGTGCCGGCGGATACGCTCGAACAGGACTTCGGCAGTCACGGGTTCGGAGAACAGCACGGAGGAGGCCCCTGCCGAGAACGGGAACAATAGATTGGAGCCGGTGGCGTAGCCGAAGTAGAGCTTCGGCACCGAGAGGGTCACGTCGTTCTCGACGTAGCCGATGATCCCGCGCCCGTAGAGCTCCGTGGTGTTGATGAACGACCGATGCGTCTGAACGACGGCCTTCGGACGGCCGGTGGTCCCGCCGGAGAAGAGCCAGATCGCGGCGTCATCGCGGTGGGAGTGGAAGGTCTCGAGGTCCGGTGAAGCGGCAGCCAGCTCCTGGTTGAATACCGGATCGCCGACGATCAGAACCTGGCGGGTGAGGGGCGCGCTCTTCGCGGCTTCGAGGAAGGCCGCGGCGCTGTCGCGATGCGCCACCACCACGCGGGCGCGCGAGTACTCGAGCATGTGCGCGACGTCGGACGCCGGCAGCGCGGGATTCACCATGACCACGACCGCCCCGAGCTTGAGCGTTCCGAAAAAGGCGCCGACGAACTCGGGGCCGTCGGGAAGCGCGATCAGCACGCGGTTCTCGGGCTCGACTCCGGCAGCCCTCAGCCTGTGTCCGAAGCGGTTGGCGAGCGCCTGGACCTCGGCATAGGTCAGATTCGACTGGTCGGTGCGCAAGGCCACGCGCGACCCGCGTCCTTCGCGCACGCGCGCGTCCAGGAAGACCGAGGCGAGGTTGGAACGTTCCGGCGGCGGCGAGGTCATGGTACGTTGGGCGGCCATCATGGACGCGACGCACGCCACAGGCAACCCCGAAGCGCGGGAGGCTCGCGCGAGCCCCGGGTTCGGCCGCGGGATGCGCGACGCCTGGCCGCTCGATCCCAACGTCCTCTACCTGAACCACGGGACGGTGGGCGTCACGCCCCGGCGGGTGCTGGCCGCGCAGCAGGCGATCCGCGACCACATCGAGACCCGTCCCTCGCAGTTCATGCTGCGCGAGCTCACGTCGATCACGGTCGGAATGCCCCGGCTGAAGGACAGGCCGCGCATGCGCGTCGCGGCCGATCAGGTGGCCGAATTCGTGGGCGCCCGGGGTGGCGACCTGGTCTTCGTCGACAACGCCACCACCGGAGCCAACGCGGTCGTCCGCTCCTTCGACTGGAAGCCCGGCGACGAAGCGCTGGTCACCGATCTGGGCTATGGCGGCGTCGTCAACGCGGTGCGCTACGCCACCCGCGAGCGGGGCGCTTCGATGCGAGTCGTGGAGATGCCGTATCCCCCGACACCGGAAAGAGTGGTCGAGGCGATCGAAGCGGCAATCGGGCCGCGCACCCGGATGGTGGTCACGGACCACATCGCCTCCGAGAGCGCGCTGCTCCTGCCGGTGGCCGAGATCGCGTCACGTTGCCGCGCCCGCTCGGTGCCGCTCCTGGTCGACGGCGCCCACGCCCCCGGCGCCATCGCGCTCGACATTCCCGCGATCGGCGCGGAGTGGTACGTGGCCAACCTCCACAAGTGGGCGTTCGCGCCGCGCTCGAGCGGCATCCTGTGGGTCGAGGCCGAGCGACAGGGCGAGGTGCACCCCACGGTGATTTCGTGGGGTCTCGACCGGGGCTTCACCGACGAGTTCGATCTGCCCGGCACGCGCGATCCATCCTGTCACCTGGCAGCGCCTGAAGGCATCGCGTTCCAGCGCGAGCTCGGGCTCGAGGCTCTTCGCAGCTACAACCACGGCCTCGCCTGGCGCGGCGCCCACTTCCTGGCCGAGCGCTGGGGCACGCGATTCGAGGTGCCCGAGTCCATGGTGGGCACCATGGCCACGATTCCGTTGCCCGACCGGGCGGGGCGGGACAGCGAGCAGGCGGCGCGGCTGCGCGACGCGCTGCTCTTCGAGGACGCTATCGAAGTGCAGGTCCACGCCTGGCGCGGGCGGGTGTGGGTCCGCATCTCCGGGCAGGTGTACAACGACGAAGACGACCTGGCGCGGCTGGCCGAGGCCGTGTCGAGGCGCATCTGAGCGACACCGCGATCGAGCTGGCGGCGCTGACCTGGGAGGAAGCGCGCGATCTCGATCGATCGCACGCCGTCGCGGTGCTGCCCATCGGCGCCACCGAAGCCCATGGACCGCATCTGCCGCTCGGCACCGACACCATTATTGCATTAGCCATGGCGCGAGCCGGCGGCGAGCGGCTCGCCGCCAAAGGAATTCTCGGCGTGTTGCTGCCGCCGCTGTGGTACAGCGCCGCGCCGTTCGCCGCAGGCTTTCCCGGGACGCTGTCGGTGTCGGCCGCAACGGTGCGCGAGCTGGTGCTCGACGTGGCGCGTGAGGTGACGCGGCTCGAGTTCATGGCGCTCGCGATCGCCAATGCGCACCTCGATCCCGCGCATCTGGCGGCGCTGAGCGAGGCCGCCGAGCGCGCGAAGACCGAAGGCCTGCTGCCGGTCGCGGTGCCCGACCTCACGCGGCGCGCCACCGCGGAGAAGCTCGGTGACGAGTTCAGGAGCGGCGCCTGCCACGCGGGGCGCTACGAAGGGTCGATCGTTCTCGCTGAACGCCCGGAGCTCGTGCGTGAAGACATCCAGAAATCGCTGCCGCCGAATCCTGCTTCGCTGTCGACGGCGATTCGCGCCGGGATCAAGACCTTCGAGCAGGCCGGCGGCCCGCGCGCGTACTTCGGCTGGCCCGCCGACGCCACCGCGGAGGAAGGTGAAGCCACGGTGGCGGTGCTCGGTGAGATCCTGGCCGAGGCCGTGCACGAGGCGCTGGCGCTGCGAGGCACGCCGTGAATCTCGAAGGTCGCGGCGCCGTCGTCACGGGCGCCAGCCGTGGCATCGGGGCGGCTACTTGCCGGGCGCTCGCTCGGGCAGGTGCGCGAGTCGTGCTGGCCGCACGGTCTTCCGTCGACCTCGAGCGAGTCGCCAAGGAAATTTCCGACGCGGGTCACGAGGCGTGGCCGGTGGTGTGCGATGTCACCGATGAAGCGAGCGTGAAGTATCTCGGCGAGATGGCGCGCGCCCGGTTGTCGAAGGTGGACGTGCTGGTCAACAATGCCGGCGATGCCGCCTCGGCGCCTCTCCGTCGGATCACGCTCGAGGACTGGAACCGCATGCTGGCGGTCAATGCCACCGGAACGTTCCTGGTGAGCCGCGAGTTCGCCCCGGCCATGGCCGAGCAGCGCTGGGGGAGGATCGTCAACGTGGCTTCGACCGCGGGGCTCGAAGGCGGCAAATACATCACGCATTACAGCGCGGCCAAGCACGCGGTCGTCGGCTTCACCCGAGCGCTCGCCGCCGAGCTGGCCGGCACGGGCGTGGCCGTCAATGCCGTGTGCCCGGGCTATGCCGACACCGCGCTCACCGAGCGCACGCTCGAGAACGTGCAGGCACGCACCGGCACGTCGCGCGAAGGCGCGCTGGCCGCGGTGCTGGCGAGCGCGGGCCAGGAACGGCTCGTGAGCCCCGAAGAAGTCGCGGACGCGATCCTCGCGCTGTGCCGGAATGACGTCGGCACCGGACAGGCCATCGTGGTGACGGGAAAGGCGGCGCCATGAGCGAGGCCCTGAGACTGATGGCGGTGCTCGCGCATCCCGACGACGAATCGCTCGGCAACGGTGGCACGCTCGCCAAGTACTCGGCCGAGGGCGCCCACGTCTCGCTGGTCACGGCGACGCGGGGACAAAGCGGCCGGTACCTGAATTTTCGTAGCGGACCTGACCATCCAGGTCCTGAGAAGCTGGCGATCATTCGCGAGGCAGAACTGCGATGTGCTGCGGAGACGCTGGGAGTCAAAGACGTCCACGTGCTCGACTATGTCGACGGCAAGCTCGATCAGGCGGATCCGCGCAAGATTTTGGCCGACATCGTCACCCACCTTCGCCGCGCGCGACCGCAGGTCGTGCTCACGTTTCCACCCGACGGCGCCTACGGGCATCCCGATCACATCGCGATCTCGCAATTCACGACCGCGGCGGTCGTGGCGTCGGCGGATCCTGGCTTTGTCTTGGAAGGCCCCGCCTCCGGGTACGCTTCTCACGTCGTCTCGAAGCTCTACTACATGACGGTGCCTCGCGCGGAATTCGAGATCTACCAGCGCGTCTTCAAGCGCCTGATCTCGACGGTCGATGGCGTCGAGCGCGAGGCGGTGCCCTGGCAGGACTGGGCGATCACCACCGTGATCGACACCCGCGCGCACTGGCAACGGGTGTGGAAGGCCGTCGGATGCCACCAATCCCAGATGG
This window contains:
- a CDS encoding benzoate-CoA ligase family protein, which encodes MAAQRTMTSPPPERSNLASVFLDARVREGRGSRVALRTDQSNLTYAEVQALANRFGHRLRAAGVEPENRVLIALPDGPEFVGAFFGTLKLGAVVVMVNPALPASDVAHMLEYSRARVVVAHRDSAAAFLEAAKSAPLTRQVLIVGDPVFNQELAAASPDLETFHSHRDDAAIWLFSGGTTGRPKAVVQTHRSFINTTELYGRGIIGYVENDVTLSVPKLYFGYATGSNLLFPFSAGASSVLFSEPVTAEVLFERIRRHRPTVLINVPTMIHKLVSHPTARQQDFSSLRVCTSAGEALPAELHQSWSRTFGVELLDGLGTAEMWHIFISNRMGAARPGSIGQVVPGFEVKVCDDLGRELPRGETGWLWVRGDSRAIGYWQQMEKTMQAFRGEWYVSGDLIRMDADGYVTYCGRGDELLKVAGKWLAPAEVEGCLLQHAAVAEAAVIGVPDANGLVKPRAYVVPRLKQAGLEEELKAFVRDRLDAYKHPREVVLVDALPRTHLGKVDRGRLKREAVS
- a CDS encoding aminotransferase class V-fold PLP-dependent enzyme; this encodes MDATHATGNPEAREARASPGFGRGMRDAWPLDPNVLYLNHGTVGVTPRRVLAAQQAIRDHIETRPSQFMLRELTSITVGMPRLKDRPRMRVAADQVAEFVGARGGDLVFVDNATTGANAVVRSFDWKPGDEALVTDLGYGGVVNAVRYATRERGASMRVVEMPYPPTPERVVEAIEAAIGPRTRMVVTDHIASESALLLPVAEIASRCRARSVPLLVDGAHAPGAIALDIPAIGAEWYVANLHKWAFAPRSSGILWVEAERQGEVHPTVISWGLDRGFTDEFDLPGTRDPSCHLAAPEGIAFQRELGLEALRSYNHGLAWRGAHFLAERWGTRFEVPESMVGTMATIPLPDRAGRDSEQAARLRDALLFEDAIEVQVHAWRGRVWVRISGQVYNDEDDLARLAEAVSRRI
- a CDS encoding creatininase family protein; its protein translation is MGPHLRAGVQRRRRPGAAGRGRVEAHLSDTAIELAALTWEEARDLDRSHAVAVLPIGATEAHGPHLPLGTDTIIALAMARAGGERLAAKGILGVLLPPLWYSAAPFAAGFPGTLSVSAATVRELVLDVAREVTRLEFMALAIANAHLDPAHLAALSEAAERAKTEGLLPVAVPDLTRRATAEKLGDEFRSGACHAGRYEGSIVLAERPELVREDIQKSLPPNPASLSTAIRAGIKTFEQAGGPRAYFGWPADATAEEGEATVAVLGEILAEAVHEALALRGTP
- a CDS encoding SDR family NAD(P)-dependent oxidoreductase; translation: MNLEGRGAVVTGASRGIGAATCRALARAGARVVLAARSSVDLERVAKEISDAGHEAWPVVCDVTDEASVKYLGEMARARLSKVDVLVNNAGDAASAPLRRITLEDWNRMLAVNATGTFLVSREFAPAMAEQRWGRIVNVASTAGLEGGKYITHYSAAKHAVVGFTRALAAELAGTGVAVNAVCPGYADTALTERTLENVQARTGTSREGALAAVLASAGQERLVSPEEVADAILALCRNDVGTGQAIVVTGKAAP
- a CDS encoding PIG-L family deacetylase, with amino-acid sequence MSEALRLMAVLAHPDDESLGNGGTLAKYSAEGAHVSLVTATRGQSGRYLNFRSGPDHPGPEKLAIIREAELRCAAETLGVKDVHVLDYVDGKLDQADPRKILADIVTHLRRARPQVVLTFPPDGAYGHPDHIAISQFTTAAVVASADPGFVLEGPASGYASHVVSKLYYMTVPRAEFEIYQRVFKRLISTVDGVEREAVPWQDWAITTVIDTRAHWQRVWKAVGCHQSQMASYAGLAELTAETHEYLWGHQHYYRALSLVNGGRKLETDLFEGLRD